ATCGCGAACTCGTACACCCAGTTCGTCCCGGGCCACGTGCACCTGAAGAACGTGGGCGAGATCGTCGCCGACGCCGTCCGCGCGGCCGGCGGCGTTCCCCGTGAATTCCACACGATCGCCGTCGACGACGGCATCGCCATGGGCCACGGCGGCATGCTGTACTCGCTGCCCAGCCGCGAGATCATCGCCGATTCCGTCGAGTACATGGCCAACGCGCACACCGCCGACGCGCTGGTCTGCATCTCCAACTGCGACAAGATCACTCCCGGCATGCTCAATGCCGCGATGCGCCTGAACATCCCGGCCGTCTTCGTCTCGGGCGGACCGATGGAGGCGGGCAAGGCCGTCGTCGTCGGCGGCGTCGCACAGGCACCGACCGACCTGATCACCGCGATCTCCGCCAGCGCGAACGACGCTGTGTCCGAGGAAGGTCTCGACGAGGTCGAGCGCAGTGCCTGCCCCACGTGTGGATCCTGCTCGGGAATGTTCACTGCGAACTCGATGAACTGTCTCACCGAGGCACTCGGACTCGCACTGCCGGGAAACGGTTCGACTCTGGCTACTCATCAGGCCCGCCGCGCCCTGTTCACGCGAGCCGGCACCACGATCGTCGACGCCGCATTGAAGTACTACCGCGACGAGGACGAGTCCGTTCTCCCTCGCAACATCGCCACCCCGGCCGCGTTTCGCAACGCCATGGCACTCGATGTGGCGATGGGCGGATCGACCAACACGGTGCTGCACACCCTCGCTGCCGCGCAGGAAGGTGAGGTCGACTTCGACCTCGAGACCATCGACGCCATCAGCCGCAAGGTCCCGTGCCTGGCAAAGGTCTCCCCCAACTCCGATTACCACATGGAGGACGTACACCGCGCCGGCGGAATTCCGGCTCTCCTCGGCGAACTGCGTCGCGCGAACCTGCTCGAAACCGACGTCTCGACCGTGCACACGAAGAGCTTCGACGAGTGGCTCGACACCTGGGACATCCGATCAGGAAAGGCGTCCGACGAAGCGGTCGAGTTGTTCCATGCTGCGCCCGGTGGCGTCCGCACCGTCGAGCCGTTCTCCACGAACAACCGCTGGTCGTCTCTCGACACCGACGCCGCAGGCGGCTGCATCCGCGATCTCGAGCACGCGTACACGGTCGAAGGTGGCCTGGTGGTGCTCCGCGGCAACATCGCGGTCGACGGTGCCATCCTCAAGACCGCCGGCATCGACGAGGACCTGTTCGCCTTCCAGGGCCCGGCCCTGGTCGTCGAATCGCAGGAAGAGGCCGTCTCCGCCATTCTGCAGAAGAAGATCCAACCCGGCGACGTGCTGGTCGTTCGCTACGAGGGACCCAAGGGCGGCCCGGGCATGCAGGAGATGCTGCACCCGACGGCGTTTCTGAAGGGTGCCGGTCTGGGCAAGGTCTGCGCGCTGATCACCGACGGCCGCTTCTCCGGCGGAACCTCGGGCCTGTCCATCGGGCACATCTCGCCCGAGGCCGCGGCCGGCGGAGTCATCGGGCTCGTCGAGAACGGTGACCAGGTTCGGATCGACGTCGCCTCCCGCACCCTCGAAATTCTGGTGGACGACGAGACCCTCGAGACGCGCCGAGCGAAGATGCTCACGTCCGAGCGTCCGTGGCAGCCGGTGGACCGCCAGCGCACGGTCACGACCGCCCTGCGCGCGTACGCGGCTTTGGCGACGTCGGCCGACAAGGGTGCCGTCCGCTACGTGCCCTGAGAAACAGCAGAACCCATGTGCGTGGAGCTACGAAGTGCCACGCACATGGGTTCGATCGGTATCGGGGATCAGCGAACGACGGGGTTGGCTCCGTTGAGGAAGATCCAGATGCACACGCCTGCGGCGATGCCGACGACGAGTGCCAGCAGCGATCCGATTCGCGGTCGAGTGGCCCACCCGCGCCGACCGTCGAAGGCGATCTTTCCCGGGCCGGTGAGGATGATTGCGGCCGCGGCGAAGCCGAGAACTGTCTCGTACTCGACGCCGCTGCTACCGGAGAACTGCAACCCGGGCTCTGCGGCCTGCTTGAAGCACCACGCGTTGAT
The nucleotide sequence above comes from Rhodococcoides fascians A25f. Encoded proteins:
- the ilvD gene encoding dihydroxy-acid dehydratase, translating into MPPLRSRVTTVGRNAAGARSLWRATGMTDSDFGKPIVAIANSYTQFVPGHVHLKNVGEIVADAVRAAGGVPREFHTIAVDDGIAMGHGGMLYSLPSREIIADSVEYMANAHTADALVCISNCDKITPGMLNAAMRLNIPAVFVSGGPMEAGKAVVVGGVAQAPTDLITAISASANDAVSEEGLDEVERSACPTCGSCSGMFTANSMNCLTEALGLALPGNGSTLATHQARRALFTRAGTTIVDAALKYYRDEDESVLPRNIATPAAFRNAMALDVAMGGSTNTVLHTLAAAQEGEVDFDLETIDAISRKVPCLAKVSPNSDYHMEDVHRAGGIPALLGELRRANLLETDVSTVHTKSFDEWLDTWDIRSGKASDEAVELFHAAPGGVRTVEPFSTNNRWSSLDTDAAGGCIRDLEHAYTVEGGLVVLRGNIAVDGAILKTAGIDEDLFAFQGPALVVESQEEAVSAILQKKIQPGDVLVVRYEGPKGGPGMQEMLHPTAFLKGAGLGKVCALITDGRFSGGTSGLSIGHISPEAAAGGVIGLVENGDQVRIDVASRTLEILVDDETLETRRAKMLTSERPWQPVDRQRTVTTALRAYAALATSADKGAVRYVP